The following proteins are co-located in the Flavobacterium sp. CECT 9288 genome:
- a CDS encoding cyanophycinase has protein sequence MNILGKLIIIGGAVDKGSFTETDLDKNANTNLNFFETGILKRILNESKYKEESRIEIVTTASVIPREIGPEYVKAFTYLNAKNVAILTIERREQAADPEVLARLKAADIVMFTGGDQLRLSSILGGTPFHDMLLDKYHNEEFIYAGTSAGAAAASNNMIYQGSSSEALLKGEVKIASGLGLIDGVIIDTHFVQRGRIGRLFQAVVGNPRVLGIGLGEDTGLLITNNKEMEAIGSGLVILVDGREIKDTNLTKVELGQPISISHLVTHVMSKFDTYNLDTHKMHIQSSHYL, from the coding sequence ATGAATATACTTGGAAAACTGATAATTATAGGTGGTGCTGTAGACAAAGGAAGTTTTACAGAAACTGATTTAGATAAAAATGCGAATACCAATTTAAATTTTTTTGAAACTGGAATTTTAAAAAGAATTCTTAACGAATCAAAGTATAAAGAGGAATCTAGAATAGAGATTGTTACAACGGCATCTGTAATTCCGCGTGAAATTGGTCCCGAATATGTAAAGGCATTTACTTATTTAAATGCAAAGAACGTAGCTATACTGACTATTGAAAGAAGAGAGCAGGCAGCTGATCCAGAAGTTTTGGCACGATTAAAAGCGGCTGATATTGTAATGTTTACAGGAGGAGATCAATTAAGATTGAGCTCTATTTTGGGCGGAACTCCTTTTCACGATATGTTGCTTGATAAATATCATAATGAGGAGTTTATTTATGCTGGAACATCAGCAGGTGCAGCAGCAGCTTCAAACAATATGATTTACCAAGGCAGCAGCTCTGAAGCCTTGTTGAAAGGTGAAGTAAAAATTGCAAGTGGTCTAGGACTTATTGATGGCGTAATTATTGACACTCATTTTGTTCAGCGCGGTCGTATTGGTCGATTATTTCAAGCAGTTGTAGGGAATCCAAGAGTTTTAGGAATAGGACTTGGAGAAGATACGGGTTTGCTAATTACCAATAATAAAGAGATGGAAGCCATCGGGTCTGGACTTGTAATTTTGGTGGACGGCCGAGAAATAAAAGATACTAATTTAACCAAAGTAGAATTGGGACAGCCCATATCCATTTCGCATTTGGTCACTCACGTAATGAGTAAGTTTGACACTTACAACTTGGATACACATAAAATGCACATTCAATCTTCGCATTATTTATAG
- the cphA gene encoding cyanophycin synthetase, producing MKIIKIQALRGPNIWSIQRKKLIQMRLDLEEMEQFPTNKIEGFRERIEAMLPSMIEHRCSEGCRGGFFSRVDRGTWMGHVIEHIALEIQTLAGMETGFGRTRETKTPGTYNVVFSYTEENVGLFAAEASVAIAEALIAGKEYDIDADLQKMREIRERVRLGPSTGSIVDEAVSRDIPWIRLGTNSLVQLGYGINQMRFQATITCKTSSIAVDIACNKEQTKKMLENASIPVASGSICVDEESLADVIKKIGYPIVLKPLGGNHGKGASINVTNWEDAVSGLAFAQTYGKRVIVEKFITGFDFRVLVIDNKLVAAAKRVPAHVVGNGVDTIQKLIDITNLDPRRGYGHENVLTQIDVDRDTEDLLEKLNYTLETIPNNGETVFLKSTANLSTGGTSVDVTDMMHPENIFLAERISRVIGLDVCGVDIMAENLTQPLKENGGVILEVNAAPGFRMHLAPSEGLPRNVAAPVIDMLYPPGKSCRIPIIAVTGTNGKTTTTRLLAHIVKNNGFKVGFTTSDGIYVQNHMMEKGDTTGPLSAEYILRDPTVEFAVLETARGGILRSGLGFSLCDIGVITNIQEDHLGLSDIHTLNDLARVKATVVRSVKKNGWAVLNGDDEHCIKIANDLQCNVAYFSLNENSEFIKKQCAEGKTVAVYENGFITIKKGEWKIRVEKATLVPLTLGGKAKFMIANVLAATLASYLWGFKTGDISQSLKTFIPSAAQTPGRMNIFEFKKFKVLIDFAHNASGYKGVADYLESVTASKKIGIIAGVGDRRDEDIRECAHIAARMFDHIIIRQEKFLRGRTEEEIINLILEGIKTSGKDVTYEIIPKETEAIKHAINCAEEGSFITALSDVVTNAIEIVQEYLDKENEKETF from the coding sequence ATGAAAATTATTAAAATACAAGCCCTACGTGGACCGAATATTTGGAGTATTCAACGAAAAAAATTAATCCAAATGCGATTGGATTTGGAGGAAATGGAGCAATTTCCTACCAATAAAATCGAAGGTTTTAGGGAAAGAATAGAAGCTATGTTGCCCAGCATGATAGAACATAGATGCTCCGAAGGTTGCAGAGGTGGATTCTTCTCAAGGGTAGATCGTGGTACGTGGATGGGACATGTAATTGAACACATTGCGCTCGAAATTCAAACTTTAGCAGGTATGGAAACTGGTTTTGGTAGAACCAGAGAAACTAAAACTCCAGGAACTTACAATGTTGTTTTTAGTTACACTGAAGAAAATGTAGGTTTATTTGCAGCCGAAGCTTCCGTTGCAATTGCCGAAGCCTTAATTGCGGGTAAGGAATATGATATTGATGCCGACTTGCAAAAAATGCGTGAAATTAGAGAACGTGTTAGGTTAGGACCAAGTACAGGGAGTATAGTAGATGAGGCCGTTTCGCGTGATATTCCATGGATACGTTTAGGAACCAACTCATTAGTACAATTAGGATATGGCATAAACCAAATGCGCTTTCAAGCTACAATTACCTGTAAAACAAGTAGTATAGCAGTTGATATCGCTTGCAACAAAGAACAAACTAAAAAAATGCTAGAGAATGCTTCTATTCCTGTAGCCAGCGGAAGTATTTGTGTTGATGAAGAAAGCTTAGCCGATGTGATCAAAAAAATAGGCTATCCTATTGTGCTTAAACCATTGGGAGGCAACCACGGAAAAGGCGCTTCTATAAACGTAACAAATTGGGAAGATGCTGTATCAGGACTTGCATTTGCTCAAACCTATGGCAAACGAGTGATTGTAGAAAAATTCATAACAGGTTTTGATTTTAGAGTTCTTGTAATTGATAACAAACTAGTAGCAGCAGCAAAAAGAGTACCGGCTCATGTTGTAGGTAATGGCGTTGATACCATTCAAAAATTAATAGATATTACTAACTTAGATCCTAGGAGAGGCTACGGTCATGAAAATGTATTAACTCAAATTGATGTTGATCGTGATACCGAAGATTTACTAGAAAAGCTAAACTATACACTTGAAACCATTCCAAACAATGGTGAAACAGTATTTTTAAAATCAACTGCAAATTTAAGTACTGGAGGCACATCAGTTGATGTGACTGATATGATGCATCCTGAAAATATTTTTCTAGCAGAGCGTATCTCTAGAGTAATAGGACTTGATGTATGCGGAGTTGACATCATGGCCGAGAATTTAACACAACCTTTAAAAGAAAATGGCGGAGTCATTCTAGAGGTTAATGCAGCACCAGGTTTTAGAATGCATTTGGCTCCCTCAGAAGGATTACCAAGAAACGTTGCCGCTCCAGTGATTGACATGCTCTATCCTCCCGGAAAATCATGTAGAATTCCTATTATTGCGGTGACAGGAACAAATGGTAAAACGACCACTACCCGACTCCTTGCACATATTGTAAAAAATAATGGTTTCAAAGTTGGTTTTACCACATCAGATGGTATTTATGTACAAAACCACATGATGGAAAAAGGAGATACTACAGGACCATTAAGCGCCGAGTACATCTTGAGAGATCCAACAGTAGAATTTGCAGTCCTAGAAACAGCACGTGGTGGAATCCTTAGATCTGGACTAGGATTTAGCCTTTGCGATATTGGGGTAATTACAAACATTCAAGAAGACCACTTGGGTTTAAGTGACATACACACCCTGAATGATCTTGCCAGAGTAAAAGCAACTGTGGTTAGAAGTGTTAAAAAGAATGGATGGGCAGTTTTAAATGGAGATGATGAACATTGCATTAAAATTGCAAACGACCTCCAGTGCAATGTAGCCTACTTTAGTTTAAATGAAAATAGCGAATTCATAAAAAAACAATGCGCAGAAGGAAAAACAGTAGCCGTTTATGAAAATGGTTTTATAACCATCAAAAAAGGAGAATGGAAAATAAGAGTAGAAAAAGCTACACTAGTCCCGCTAACATTAGGAGGGAAAGCTAAATTCATGATTGCAAACGTTCTTGCTGCAACGCTAGCAAGTTATTTATGGGGTTTCAAAACGGGTGATATTAGTCAATCCTTAAAAACATTTATTCCCAGTGCAGCGCAAACACCGGGACGTATGAATATTTTTGAGTTTAAAAAATTCAAAGTTCTTATTGATTTTGCTCACAATGCATCAGGATATAAAGGAGTTGCTGATTATTTGGAAAGCGTAACTGCATCCAAAAAAATAGGTATTATAGCAGGCGTAGGAGATCGTAGAGATGAAGATATTAGAGAATGTGCCCACATTGCAGCACGCATGTTTGATCACATTATCATCAGACAAGAAAAGTTTTTAAGAGGCAGAACCGAAGAAGAAATTATCAATTTAATTCTCGAAGGCATTAAAACCTCAGGAAAAGATGTTACCTACGAAATTATTCCAAAAGAAACTGAGGCCATAAAACACGCTATCAATTGCGCCGAAGAGGGCAGTTTTATAACCGCATTGAGTGATGTAGTAACTAATGCCATTGAAATAGTTCAAGAATACCTTGACAAAGAAAACGAAAAAGAGACGTTTTAG
- a CDS encoding asparagine synthetase B — translation MQKRFIILVLFLFSVTMQASFLLLPMDETVQKNHLKAYGITFWCLNKDYKASWLLNYRGGSFLLPDVEEIRRECQIRGVTFEVLSDQEQATILNEISSPSQNMESVVLEKAPKIAVYTPKGKQPWDDAVTLVLTYAEIPFTPIYDEEVLSDQLLLYDWLHLHHEDFTGQYGKFYNAFKNVPWYIEQKKESELLATKLGYTKVSHQKGAVAKKIRDFVVGGGFMFAMCSATDSFDIALAADGVDICEAMFDGDASEGNYQTKMNYSSSFAFKDFTLERKPEVYEFSDIDMTPKRRIPPDKDYFTLMDFSAKWDPIPSMLCQNHTQLIKGFMGQTTAYDAGLIKSNVLVMGSCELNAEARYIHGQKGKGMFTFYGGHDPEDFQHQVGDPPTVLDLHPNSPGYRLILNNVLFPAAKKKKLKT, via the coding sequence ATGCAAAAACGTTTTATCATACTTGTATTATTCTTGTTTTCTGTTACCATGCAAGCTTCTTTTTTATTGTTGCCTATGGATGAAACGGTTCAAAAAAATCATTTAAAAGCTTACGGAATTACGTTTTGGTGTTTGAACAAAGATTACAAAGCCAGTTGGCTCCTTAATTATAGAGGCGGTTCCTTCTTACTTCCCGATGTAGAAGAAATACGAAGAGAATGCCAAATACGAGGTGTGACTTTTGAGGTGCTTTCAGATCAAGAACAAGCCACTATTTTAAACGAAATATCTAGTCCGTCACAAAACATGGAATCGGTAGTGCTTGAAAAAGCCCCAAAGATTGCAGTGTATACTCCAAAAGGGAAACAACCTTGGGATGATGCAGTAACGCTTGTATTGACCTACGCTGAAATTCCATTTACGCCCATATATGATGAAGAGGTTTTATCGGATCAACTGCTGCTTTATGATTGGTTGCATTTACATCATGAAGATTTCACTGGACAATACGGAAAATTTTATAATGCATTTAAAAACGTTCCCTGGTATATCGAGCAAAAGAAAGAGTCTGAACTGCTTGCAACCAAATTAGGGTACACAAAAGTTTCACATCAAAAAGGAGCTGTTGCCAAAAAAATTAGAGATTTTGTTGTAGGTGGAGGTTTTATGTTTGCTATGTGTTCTGCTACAGATAGTTTTGATATTGCACTAGCAGCAGATGGGGTTGATATTTGCGAGGCTATGTTTGATGGAGATGCTAGCGAAGGTAATTATCAAACCAAGATGAATTACAGCAGTTCTTTTGCTTTTAAAGATTTTACATTAGAACGAAAACCAGAGGTATATGAATTCTCAGATATTGATATGACGCCTAAACGCAGAATACCACCAGATAAAGATTATTTCACACTCATGGATTTTTCGGCAAAATGGGATCCCATTCCTAGTATGTTATGCCAGAATCATACCCAGTTAATCAAGGGATTTATGGGACAAACTACAGCTTATGATGCAGGGTTGATAAAATCTAATGTTTTAGTCATGGGAAGCTGTGAGTTAAATGCAGAAGCTAGGTACATTCATGGTCAAAAAGGAAAAGGAATGTTTACTTTTTACGGAGGTCATGATCCTGAGGATTTTCAGCACCAAGTGGGTGATCCACCTACTGTTTTGGATTTACATCCCAATTCGCCAGGATACCGCCTGATATTGAACAACGTATTGTTTCCGGCTGCTAAAAAGAAAAAATTGAAAACGTAA
- a CDS encoding DUF547 domain-containing protein → MKNYYTNLSAEILSVAQSNGDTTSLRRQLYFTRADKLEKNLNTDDLKKTFWINIYYAYFLIQKKEHVDQDRIKTFKRIRIAGTAISLNDIEFGILKKSTLRVGTIHFENIFHSKFVNKMAISEMDYRIHFVIQSITLKNIKFNFYDTDLLDDQLQETMKNFISQKLIKVPSFK, encoded by the coding sequence TTGAAAAATTATTACACCAATTTATCAGCTGAAATTTTATCTGTCGCTCAATCAAATGGGGATACAACCTCATTAAGACGACAGCTTTACTTCACCCGCGCAGATAAATTAGAAAAAAACTTAAATACGGATGATTTAAAAAAAACATTCTGGATCAATATTTACTATGCATACTTTTTAATTCAAAAAAAAGAGCATGTGGATCAAGACAGAATTAAAACTTTTAAAAGAATTCGAATTGCGGGTACAGCAATTTCATTAAATGACATTGAATTTGGCATTCTAAAAAAATCAACACTGCGAGTAGGAACTATTCATTTTGAAAATATTTTTCACTCTAAGTTTGTAAATAAAATGGCTATTAGTGAAATGGATTATAGGATTCATTTTGTAATCCAAAGTATAACCTTAAAAAATATTAAGTTTAATTTTTATGATACTGACTTATTAGACGACCAATTGCAGGAAACAATGAAAAACTTCATCAGTCAAAAACTCATTAAGGTGCCCTCTTTTAAATAA
- a CDS encoding response regulator transcription factor, producing the protein MKNSIKIIIVDDEILFRKGISFLLDRENNIDVIYEASSGGELLAFLESNHDNHPDIIIMDLKMQGINGVEATKIIHTVYPSIKIIALTSYNTKSFILNMIAVGAVAYLVKNSTPQELLVTINEVAERGYYYTDYIMKVIQEDISTVKKTKCILDPNFLTTREIQILKLICDQKSSTEIADTLFISPRTVEGHRNNLLLKTESRNIAGLVLFAIQYEIMAID; encoded by the coding sequence ATGAAAAATAGTATAAAAATTATTATAGTTGATGATGAAATACTTTTTAGAAAAGGAATTTCATTTTTATTGGATAGAGAAAATAATATTGATGTAATTTATGAAGCTTCAAGTGGTGGAGAACTATTGGCTTTTCTTGAAAGCAATCATGACAATCATCCTGATATTATCATAATGGATTTGAAAATGCAGGGTATAAATGGTGTAGAGGCTACAAAAATAATTCATACCGTTTATCCAAGTATAAAAATTATTGCTTTAACAAGTTACAATACAAAATCCTTTATATTAAATATGATTGCTGTTGGAGCAGTGGCTTATCTAGTAAAAAATTCTACTCCACAAGAACTATTGGTTACTATTAATGAAGTGGCTGAGAGAGGATATTACTACACAGATTACATTATGAAAGTAATTCAAGAGGATATTTCAACAGTAAAGAAAACAAAATGTATATTAGATCCTAACTTTTTGACTACTAGGGAAATTCAAATATTAAAACTTATTTGCGATCAAAAAAGTAGTACTGAAATTGCAGACACATTGTTTATAAGTCCGAGAACCGTGGAAGGGCATAGAAATAATCTACTTTTGAAAACAGAATCAAGAAATATTGCAGGTTTAGTACTATTTGCAATTCAATACGAAATCATGGCTATTGATTAA
- a CDS encoding sensor histidine kinase yields the protein MKESQIYEKEIVAIILYTSLFFILLAVGLIVFFYFSRKRIIKKELEKKDLEIQFKQDQIQAVILTQEEERKRIAQDLHDDISSKLNVVALNSHLLNSPNLTEKEVQEITQNIIDLTGKALDSSRKIAHGLLPPVLEKFGLHAGVEELCLEFSNSKAVMVNYSCRTEFNIAENDRHLHVFRILQELMNNSLRHGKATKIAILFEEIEGKKQCTYSDNGIGFLIHNSENMKGLGMKNIESRIAFLKGTIDIKSAPNEGVIIIFNFE from the coding sequence ATGAAAGAAAGTCAAATATATGAAAAAGAGATTGTTGCAATAATACTGTATACTTCTCTATTTTTTATACTGCTTGCTGTAGGCTTAATCGTTTTTTTTTATTTTTCACGTAAACGAATAATCAAAAAAGAATTAGAAAAAAAAGATTTAGAAATTCAATTTAAACAAGATCAAATACAAGCTGTAATTCTAACACAAGAAGAAGAACGAAAAAGAATTGCGCAGGATTTACATGACGACATAAGTTCAAAATTGAATGTGGTAGCCTTAAACAGTCATTTGTTAAACAGTCCTAATTTGACTGAGAAGGAAGTTCAGGAAATAACGCAAAATATAATTGATTTAACAGGTAAGGCATTGGACAGTTCCAGAAAAATTGCACACGGATTGCTACCGCCTGTTTTAGAAAAATTTGGTTTGCACGCAGGAGTCGAAGAACTGTGTTTAGAGTTTAGCAATTCAAAGGCTGTAATGGTAAATTATAGCTGTAGAACTGAATTCAACATAGCAGAAAATGATCGTCATTTACATGTGTTCAGGATTTTACAGGAACTAATGAATAATTCATTGCGCCATGGAAAAGCAACAAAAATTGCTATTCTTTTTGAGGAAATTGAAGGTAAAAAGCAATGTACGTATTCAGATAATGGTATTGGTTTTCTAATACATAATTCTGAAAATATGAAAGGTTTAGGAATGAAAAATATTGAAAGCCGAATTGCTTTTTTAAAAGGTACTATCGATATAAAATCAGCACCAAATGAGGGAGTTATAATTATTTTTAATTTTGAATGA